In the genome of Planctomyces sp. SH-PL62, the window CGTCCATGCGGTCGACGTAGCGGACCCGGGCGCGCTCGCCCATCTCCATCGGATGGTGCAAGGCGCCGACCTCGACGCCGTCGCCGGCCAGGTGCTTGTGGCAGAGCCCGCGACGCCGTTCGAGCATCGCCTCCGGAATCTCGCTCATCGGAACCTCCCTCGTATCCAGTGGACGTGGGCGGCGCGGCGCCGCCGGCTGTGAGTGGCTGGCTGGCGACCTATTCCGCCACGCTCGTCGAGACCGGGGTGCGCGACCGGAAGACGTTCGCGTGAACGCCGTGGACCAGATGCAAGTCGACGGATCGCGACGCCGCGTCGATCCTGCGGGCGTGCGTTCCGTCTCCCGCGGCGCTCTCGGCCGCGGCGCGGAAGAGCCGGGCGTACTGGACGATCATGTCCGTGTGGCTCGGCAGCGCGCGGAGGATCCACGAGGAAGCCTCGGCCATCGCCCGGCGCTTCGGTTCGTCGCGGGCCAACGTCTCCAGATGCCTGGCCAGGCTCCGCGCGTCGCCCGGCTCGTAGAACAGCGCGTTGACGCCGCGTCGGACCTGCTCGGGAATCCCATAAACGGACGTCGTGACGATCGGCAGGCCGCGCCCCAACGCCTCCAGGACGACGTGCGGATAACTCTCCACCCGCGAAGTGCAGCAGAAGACGTCGGCCGCCTGCCAGTACGGCGCGGTGGCCCCGGTCTCGTCGACGATGTGGAACCGCCCGCGACGATCGGCGTCGAGGCCGTCCGCGAGCCTCCGCAATTCCCGACTGTAATCGAGCGAGTCGCGCGCCCCGACGACGACGCAGCGGACCCGCGAGGCGTCGTCGGCCGCCATCGTTCGGAAGGCGTGAAGCAGATCGTGCTGCCCCTTGCGGTCGCAGACCGTCCCCAGGAGGAGCACGCAGACCTCGTCGGCCGCGAGGCCGAGCGCGGCGCGGGCCTGCTCGCGCGGCCAGCCCGCCAACTCGGCCTGGAAGCGCTCCACGTTCAGCGCGTAGCGGACGAGCCCGAAGTTGCGGCGGGTGTCCATGTCTTTCCAGACCTCGGCCGAGCTTCGCGCGGTGAACACCACGCGATAGGGGGACGGCATGCAGTCCAGGGCGATCCGCGCGATCTCGGTCGGGAACTGGTCGAAATACGTCTGCCAGGGCTCGCTCTCGTGAATGCTCCAGATGGACGGAACTCCCGCCTCACGCGCGGCGTCGACGGCCCAGAAGCCCTGGAGGGTATTGGCGTGCAGGACCTGACAGCCCTGCTCCACGATCAGGTCGACGGCCCTGCGCCGCGCCTCGGCGTAGCCGGCCTCGCCCCCGAACAGGCAGACCAGCGAGGGGTCGATGCGGACGGCGACGCCCGCCTTCTCGTACTCCTCGCGGAGCGGACCGTCCACCGGGCTTACGACGATCGGATCGGCGTGGCCGGAAGCTTTCAAGCCGGTGGTCAGCTCCAGCTCGAACCGCGACGCCCCTTCCCAGTTCAGGTTGTGCGAGACGGCGAGCACCCGGACGGGGCGGTCGACCGGCGCGACCGGCGCGACGGTGGGTTTGACCTCGAACGTCTCGCTCTGGGCGTCGTGATGGAGGCTGAAGTAGGGGTCGACGCGATGTCCGTGGATGCGTCGATAATTGGCCTCCTCGCGGGGATTGTCGCCGAACCCCCGCGTGGCCCCTTCGTAGTGGAACAGTTCCGCCTCGGCGCAGAGGACGCTCCGTCGGCCGGCGTCGTGGAGCCGGTAGCCGTAGTCGGCGTCGTTGTAGGCCACGCCGAAATCGGTCTCGTTGAAGCCGTTCATCTCGCGGAACAGCTTGCGAGGCGTCAGCATGCAGGCGGCGGTGACCGCCAGGCAGTCCCGCGTGACGCGGGCGAGCCCCATCGCCCCGCCGTCCCACCACGGCAAGAGCTTGAACGCGTGCCCGGCAAGCCCCTCGTGCATCCCATGGACGATCCCCGCGTGCTGGATCCGACGGTCCTGATAGAGCAGCCTCGCCCCGACCGCCCCCACTCCCGGGAGCATCGCCCAGCCGACCATCTGGCTCAGCCAGCGCGGCTCGATGACCTCGACGTCGTTGTTGAGGAACAGGAGCAGTTCCTCCTGGACGCGCGCCACCGCCGCGTTGTGGATCGCCGCGTAATTGAAGACGCCGTCGACGTTCGGGATGTGCAGGACGGTGTGGGGGATCCGGGCCAGGTAGGCGAGCGTCTCGGGGTCGTCGCTCTCATTATCAATGATGTAGACGCGATAATTGCGATAGCTCGTCTTCTCCAACGACGTGAGCAAGGTCTGGAGAAGCTTTTTCTGGTTCCTGGTCGGGATCAGGATGGCGACCGAGGGCCCGTCGTCGGGCATCACGGGTCGGAAGACGCCGCAGCCGGCCGCGACGGCCCAGTCCGGCTGCTCGACGCGACAGGGGACGCCGCGGCGGCCGAACGCCTCCTCGACGGCGCGCCGACCGGCCTCGAAGCTGTGCGGTTTCTCGTGGCCGCTCGCCGCCGTGGAGCCCGGCAGCACCCGCCAGTGATAGAGCATCTGGGGAATGTGCGCGATCCGTCGAGCCCGTTCCGAAGCCCGCAGCCAGAAGTCGTGGTCCTGCGAGCCCTCAAAGCCCAGACGCATCCCGCCGACCTGGCGGTAGAGGCTGGCGCGAACCGCCGTCAGGTGCCCCGTGTAGCAGAACGAGAGCAAAAGCTCGGGAGACCAGTCGGGCTTGAACTGGGGCGCGAACCGGCCGCCGTCCATGCCAAGCTTGTCGTCGTCGGTGTAGATCAGGTCCACGTCCCGCTCCCGATCCAGACGGATGGCCAGGTGCGTCAGCGCCTCGGGATGGAGGACGTCGTCATGGTCGAGCAGGACGAAGAACTCGCCGGTCGCGTGCTCTGCGGCCGTGTTGGTCGCGGCCGAGATGTTGCCGTTCGTCGCGCGACGGACCAGTCGCACTCGAGGATCGAGCGAGAGTCCGTCGGCCAGGTAAGCCGCCAGCGCGGGATCCGTGCTGGCGTCGTCGGCCAGGATCAATTCCCAGTGCTCGTACGATTGCGCCAGCACGCTGGCCACCGCCGCATCGAGCAGCGCGGGAGGCGTGTTATAGACGGGCACGAGGATCGAGAAGCTCGCGGGGCGCGGCAGCGTCTCGACCTGCTCGCGGAGGGCCTCAGCCCGGAAAGGCGAGGGTTCGTTGACTCGCCGCCAGGCGTCGTAGGCGTCGATCGGTTCCGAAGGCTGATGGTAGGCGCAGCCCGGCCCGCGGAAGACCCGCAGCGGGACCCATCGCCGGAGGTGATGCCGCACCTTGTTCTTAGCCTTCCGCACCGCCTTATTATAGGCGGCGCCCAGGCCGTCGGACCTCGCTACATGGACGAACCGCAGGGAGAGCCGCTTGAGCCTGGCCAGCCTCGCCCGCTGGACGGCCGCTTGCCGGACGATGTCCCGACGGAGCCTCCTTCGCAGGGCGGATTGGAGCGCCTGGCATGCGTTGATGACGCCCAGCGGTTCGGGCTCCACGATCACAGGGTGAGCCGCGATTGCGGGGATCGCGATCGGAGGCTCGGGCGCGGGGGCGGGGGCGGGGCGGGGGCGGGAGGCTCGATCGCGACGGGCGTCGCGGGCGGCTCGGGAGCGGGCTGGATCTCGGCGATCGGCGCCGGCGATTCGACCGCACCATCCGTGACCTCGGCCGCTTCGAGGATCTCGACGTGATCCTCGACCTCGACCTCCACGGTGGGCTCGATGGGGACCGCCGCCGTTGCGAGCGGTCGGGACCAATGCCCGATCGCCTCGCTGAGCGCGCGGCGGGCCTGGAGTGTTTTCGCGGAGGGGTCCAGGAGGACCTTTCGGTAGACCTCCAGCGTCTCGCTCGCGGTCTTCTCCCAGGAGAGGAATCGCGCCCGTTTCAGCCCCTTCTCGCGGAGTTCACGCCCGAGATCCGGGTCGGCCGCCATTCGCTGCATCGCCCGCGCCAGGTGGACCGGAGAGAGCCCCTCGGCGTAGAGGACGCAGTCGCCGCAGACCTCGGGGACGGACGAGAACGGCATCGCGACGACCGGCACCCCGGCCGCCATCGCTTCCAGGGGGGGGAGGCCGAAGCCCTCATACAACGACGGGAAGACGAGCGCTTGCGTGTTCTGGTAGAGCGCCCGCAATTCCTGGTGGCTCACCGCACCCAGGAACCGGACGCCCGCACGGCTCGGGTAATCCGACTCGGATCGCGGGGCTCGTCCGGCGAGCGCGAGCGCGGGGGGTTCGCCGTCGGTCCACCACTCCCGGAACATGGCGTAGGCCTCCAGCAGGCCCGGCAGGTTCTTGTGTGGGTAATCCGACGCGAGGCTCAACAGGTAACGGGGAGGAAGGTCGAAGTTCTCGAGGATCGTCGCGGTCTCGTCCTCGTCGACCGGGGAGGCGAAGGCGTCCAGGTCCACGCCGAGGAAGACGGGATGGATGACGCTCGGGTCCAGCCCGAACTCCGCCTCGACCTCGCGAGCGGTGTTCTCCGAGTAGGTCAGGACCGCCTGCGCGGCCGGCAGCGTCAGCCGGCTCGTCTGCTGATAGGCATTGTACTCGGCCTCGTTCGGGAAGACGTGGGCCATGCGATAGGCGATCAGATCTTGATACGTGAGGACGACGTGGGCCCGGGATTCGAAGAGCAGCCGGGCGTGGGACCGATCGAAGATCTGCGCGGGCTTGTGGAGGATCGCCGCGTCGTCGGCCCAATCCTCGGGCGAGACCAGCCTTCCCTCGACGCCGTCGGCCTGGAGGGGGTGCGCGGCGAGGAGGGTCAGCTCGACCTCGGGCCTCGCCGCGAGCGCCTTGCCCAGGTTCACCGCGTACATCTTCGTGCCGTTCATCTCCAGGGGGAGATGACGGAGGTCGAGCGCGACCTTGATCCGCTTCGAAAACTGGTAGTCGACCGCGTGGGCCGCGATCGAGCCGTCGAGCGTCCCGGCGTGGCGATCCACCTGCCCCTTCATGTAGATATGGCGGTCTTCCAGCGTCTCCGGGCCGGCGGGCTCCGAGCCATCTCCCGACTCGACCGTCTCGGGAGGATCGGCGAGGACCAGGGAGCCTCCCGCGCGTTTGGCGAAGAAGCCCAGAGATCCCGCCCGCATCAGCCAGTCGTCCACCGCCGCGCGAGGGGAGCCGAGCGAGTCGTCGAGGAGCCCCACGGCGTCGAGGACGTCCCCTCGAAGGTAGTTGCAGAGCCGGCCCGCACGCGCCGCGAAGAGGGTCTCCGGCAGGTTTGCGATCGCCCGTCTCACGCCTTCTTCGTCAAGCCCCGCATTCGCGTCGAAGCCGTCGCCGTGGCTGATCGGGGTCGCCAGGGCGACACGTTCCTCGGAGTGGGCCGCCGCGGCGAGGGGCTCGATCCATCCGGGAGTCGGCAGCGCGTCGGGGGCGAGAAGGATGGCGTCGCCGTCGCGCTCGGCCAGGCCGCGATTGGCGTAGTCCACCCAGGCCAGGCCGCGCGGGCACCGCACGGTCTGGAGCCTCGGGTCGGCCGCCGCCAGCTCGGCCAACCCCTGAGCGAGGACGCGGTCGGCGCAACCGTCCTCGACGACCATCAGGCGGCGGAGCGCGGGCCCGCTGCACTCCAGGATCGTTCGCAGCCGGGCCAGGATCGCGGGGCCGCCGAGCGTGACGGGCACGATGACATCGGCGAATCGAACCTGGGCCATGTCTTCCTCCGAATAGGATCGCTGGATTCAGCTCGGCGACGACGCTCGCTCGTCGGACCGCGGGCGCCTGCCGCGAGGCGCGGACGGGGGAGGTGTACCCCGATCCGACGGGGAGGTCAAGGCAGGTCGGCGGGCGCTCGGCCCGGTCGAGACTCGCCTTGCTCGATCTCGGTCCCCGGCTATAATCCCGCGCCAAAACCGCCCTTAATCCGTCACGCGTCGGGCCAGGGCGTCCATCACTTCCTCGGTCATCCACCGATCTCGAGAAAGGTAGTGAGCCCGCATGGCGAACCTGAATGCGTCCCCGCCCCGCAAGGGCCTGCTCGGCGTCCTCTTCCCGCGGACGTCCCCCGTCGCCCTGGCAGGCGAGGGGGCGGGCAAGGCGGCGAACGTTCAAGCGATGGAGATGGAGATCTCCTGGCTGAAGATGCAGCTCGCCCAGTTCCAGAAGGAACAGTCCCAGTTCGAGGGGCCCGACCCCTACTTCCTGGGCACCGAACACCTCTCCGGCATCATCCCGCCGATCCCGGGCGCAGGCGTCCGGGCCACCGCCGGCTCCCCTTCGATGGCCGGCTACATCCTCAGCGCGGACGCCTGGCAGATCCTCATCAGCAAGTTCCTGAAGCCGAATTCGCAGCTCCTGGACATCGGCTGCGGCAGCGGCAAAATGGCTCGCAACCTGGCGTACCACCCGCACGTGCGGAAGTACATCGGGTTCGACGTCCTCAAGGACAGCGTCGATTTCTGCAACCAGGTCCTCGTCCCCCGCATCGGGCCGAAGTTCGAGTTCCACCACCTCGACGTCGTCTCCTGCTACAACCCGCAGGGCGCGATCAAGCCCACCGAGGTCGCCTTCCCGGCGAAGGACGGCTCCGTCGACCTCGCCTGGGGCTGCTCGCTGTTCACCCACCTGCTCGAACCCGACGCGCGGCACTACCTCCGCGAAGTGCGGCGGGTCCTGGCCCCGGCCGGCATGTTCCTGCCGACGATCCACACCAACCCGGCGCCGGGGACGCGGTATTCCGGCGACGAGGTCAAGATCGACGTCGACGTCGACTACTTCGTCGAGATGTGCGACGAGGCCGGCCTGACGCTCGCCGTCAAGCTCGGCGAGGTCCTCGGCCAGTACGCCATGCTGTTCAAGGTCAAGCCCGGCAGCTCCACGCCGACGATCGTGAACGTGGGCGGGGCCAAGACCGAGACCGAGGTCGCCGAGGCCTCCAAGCCGAAGACCGGCGGCGTCCCCGTCCCTCCCAACAACGGCGCGCTCACCGAGGAGATGCTCCGGCTCAACGAGCAATGGGCCGAGAAGGAGCACGTCACTCCGTCCGTCCACCCCGGCGACTTCATCTTCTGGTTCGTGGCCACCCACCCGGAGATGTCGCTCGAAGACGCGACGAAGTACTACTTCGAGGACGGCGCCCGCTCGGCGGCCAAGCTCGACGGCCACCTGACCCGGCTGTTCGGCGAGGACAAGAAGCCGATCAAGCTCCTGGAATTCGCCTCGGGCTACGGATGCGTCTCGCGGCACCTCAAGAAGAACCCCCGGTTCGACCTGACCAGTTGCGACATCCACCCGGAAGCCATCGACTTCCTGACGAACCAGATCGGCGTCGACGCGCTCCAGTCGGCGCACACGCCTGAAGGCTTCGCGACGCCGAAGAAGTACGACGCGATCTTCTGCCTGTCGTTCTTCTCGCACATGCCCAAGGCGACGTTCGGGCGCTGGATCAAGGCGCTCTACGACTCGCTGGAAGTCGGCGGCTACCTCCTCTTCACGACCCACGGCGTCAAGAGCTGCCAGGGCCTCCAGATCACGGTCGACGACGCCGACGAGGAAGGCTTCTGGTTCCAGGCCCGCAGCGAGCAGCACGACCTCGACGCCGCCGAGTACGGCCTGACCCTCAGCCTCCCACAATACGTCGTCCCGACCGTCCACAAGGCGGTCGGCGCCCCGATCGCCGACTACAAGCAGGCCGAGTGGTGGTTCCACCAGGATCTCTGGATCGTCAAGAAGAATCGTTGATCCGACTCACATCCTGATGAATCCACGAGAACCCCGGTCGATCATCGGCCGGGGTTTCGCTTTGCGCCTAGGTTCTGTCTGACGGCTCGAGGAGTCGGAAGCAACGGCGGATCATGGCGAGCTTCACCATCGCCAGGAAATTGACCGCCAGCTTCTCGAACCGGGTCGCCAGGCGGCGGTTCTCCTTCAGCCAGAGGATGCACCGCTCGACGATGTTGCGGCGGCGGTAGGCCTCGGCGTCGAACCTCGGGTTTCTCCGCTGATCCTTGCGAGTGGGGATCACGGCCCTGATGCCCCGACGTCGCAGATAGCGGCGGATACGCCGCTAGCTGTAGCCCTTGTCGCCGGCCAGGCGTCGAGGCCTGCGACGCGGCCGGCCTCGACCGGGACGCTTGATCCGCACCGCCTCCAGGGCCGGCTCCAGGGACTTCGACTCGTGGGCCTGGCCCGCCGTGACGACGGCGGAGAGCGGCACGCCGCCGGAGTCGACGACCAGGTGCAGCTTCGTCCCGAAGCCGCCCCGCGAGCGGCCGAGGGCGTGGTCGACGGGCTCGGCCGTCCCCCTTTTCCCCCCCGGCCCCGGCGGCCGCGCGGCTGGCCCGGATGGACGTCCCGTCGATGCACCAGAGGTCGAAGTCGATCCTTCCCGAGGCGTCAAGCCGCAGGTGGAGCCGCTCCAGGATGCGGTCGATCGTCCCATCGCGAGCCCAGCGGTTGAAGCGGTCGTAGACGCTCTTCCACTTGCCGTAACGTTCGGGCAGCTCCCGCCACTGGGCCCCTGTGTGCAGGATCCACAGGACCCCGTCGAGCGTGGAGCGGTGGTCGTTCCACCGACCGCCCGGTCTGCCCGCCGGAGGGAGCAGGTCGGCGATCAGGGCGAATTCGTCGTCCTTCAGCTCGTAGCGTCGCGACATCCCGGCCTCCCTGGTGAAGCCGCCATCGTAACCCTTTACGAGCCGTCAGACAGAACCTAGCACCGCCCTCGCCCCGGCCCAGTTCGCGAGGATCTCCTCGCGAGACAGCCGGCCGGAACTCCCGTCCGAGAACGCGACGGCGAATCCGCCCGGATCGTGGGGGGCGGCGAACGCCGCGATTTCGGCCGGCGTCACGTCGCGAGGTTCGGTCCAGAAGATCTTCGGATCCGCCACCTCGACGAGGACGATCCACGGTCCCCCCGGGCCGACTCGGCCTGTGAGATCGAGCGAGCAAAGGTCGCCGTCGACGACCGCGGCGACGTTCGCGTGGCGCGCCGGGGCGGCCTGGGTGTTCAGGCACACCATGTCGTTGGGAGCGACGACGGCCGCCTTGAGATTCGCCGGGTGGTCCCAGGGGAGCCCGAAGTCGTACGGGACGGCGAACGCGTCGGGGAATTGCGACGCGCAAAGGATGGCCCGCCAACTGTGCATCGATCGGCCGCCCGCATCGAGCTGGACAGCCGGCGGATTCCGCCCGGTCGCGTCGCGATAGTTTCGCAGGCCCAGGTGGAGCCGGAACGGGTTGTTGCCGCATTGCGAGGCGCGGGCGGCCGTCCTCGCACGCCCTGCGGCGGTGAGAAAGGCCGAGACGCCCGCCGCGACGACGACCATCAGCGCCAGATGCGTGAGCCTGAATTGGAACGGTCGCATGACGCCTCCCCGAATGCGCCTTATCGGCCGTATCCAGTCTAGCGGCGTCCTCGATGAAGATGAATCGGCGTCAGCATGATCGACCGATTTCGTCGGGAAGTCAGGCGCTCTCGCGAGAAGCCTTCCTGGGCCGCTCGGGGATCGCGATCGTCGGCCGCGTCTCCCGAGGGAAGACCAAAAAATCGCGGGCGTGAAAGTAAGCTTCCACGCAGACGGCGGCCGTCTGGTCGATGTGGAAGCGAACCTCGAAAAGCGACCTGGCGCGGCTGCGATGGGCCGCGTAGAGGTCCGGGTGGCGGAGGTAGCGGAGCATCGCCGTGACCATGCGGTCGACGTCCAGCCCGCCTTGATCGTTCGACTTGGCGACGATCCCGGCCGTGCGGCGGTCGAGCGTCAGCATGTCGTGGATCGGTCCCCGGTCCGGCGCGATGACCGGGAGACGGCCCGCGAGGGCCGCGGCGACCCACGTCGAGGTTTCCGCGGTCGGGATCTCGCGAGGGACGAGCGCCACGTCGCACTGGGCGATGAGCGGCGAGGCATCGCGCCCGCCCTGAGAGACCATCTCCGACTCCATCAGCACGAGCCTCACGCGGCGACCCGCGCGTTCGGCGGAGGGGAGACGATTCAGGACGCGGACGGCCGTCATCGCATCCTGGCTCGCCTGAGGAGCCTCGGAACCGCCCGTGATCAGGAAGACCAGGAATTCCCCGTCTCGTTTGGCGATCCGCGCCGCATCGGAGGCGGCCGATGAGTCGGGCTGAAGGCCGGGACATAGGGGAATCCAGCGGCGGGCGGCCAGTTCCGGCCACTTTTTCAGGAATTCGGGCGACGGGTCGGTCTCGTGAAAGACGCCCGAGATCAAGTCGAGCGGGCGAGACGAGCGGGGGCCCGAGCCGGCGCGATCCACATCGAAGCCGCTGTTGCAACGTTCATCGTGATGAATGAACCAGGGGATGTTCAGGTCGGCATTGAACTGCGCGACGAGTCGATCGGCCGACTCGTGGCGGGAGTGGATGACGTCGATCTCGTGGAAGCGGATCAACTCCTGAAGGATCCTGACCCGAAGGCGGTTCGCTGCGCCGTCCTCGGCCGGTTGGCCGGCGGACCAGGGGGTCGCGCTTAGGGTTCCTTCGAGGAGGACGACGCGATCGCTCAACGCCTGCTGGAACGATCGAGTCTGCTCCGATGTCGAGACGGCGAGGACGAAGACCCGATGCTCGCGAGCCAAAGCGTTCGCGAGATGAATCGTCGACGCCGCGACGAGACCGGACTCCGAGCCGTCGATCACCAGGAGGATCCGCAACTCGCCCGGCGCGTCGAGTTTGCGCCGGAACCGCTCGCGGATCTCCTCCAGCGGGCCGGCGGCGCGGGCGTTGGACATGAGCGGAGGCCGCTTGAGCGCGAACCGCTCGGTCATCATGTCGTATTCGAAGAGCGTTTGGCCGAGGCTCCTCGCCATCGCATTGAGGGAGACGTCGAAGGTCTCGAACACGCGGGACTTGACGTGAAGCGTCTCCTGTGCGTGCGTGTCCGCCTTGATCGACTGGAACGAGACCGTCTGTTCGTGCCGCCGGTAGTCGTTCAGCGACTCGGGCGCGAACGCGATCTTGCCCCCCCGAATCATCATGGCGTAGAAGAGCCAGTCCCCGGCGAACCGCATGCCCGCCAGTTCCTCGGCGAAGTCCAGGCGTTCCGGCTTGCGGAATAGGACGGCGCTGGCGTTGGGGACCGTGTTCTTCTGGCTCAACGCGAGTTCGGCCTCCTCGGCGGCCTCGGCCGTGTACGCCCGGCGCCAGCGCTCGGGATCGAGGTCGTCGGTATGGCCCAGGAAATCGGCCGCCCAGCGCTCGCCCTGGGGCCCGATCAGCCCGGACTGGCAGTACGCCAGGGCGACTTCCGGATCGTGGAATTCGGGGAGGAGCCTCTCGAGGAATTCCGGACGGCAGGAATCGTCGGACTCGGCGAACCAGATCAGGTCGCCGGTCGCGAGATCCATCCCCTTCAGCCACTGGCGGAACGTACTGCCGCTGTTGCGCTCGTTGACCACGATCCGCATCGGGACGGGCGACTCCGGCGCGAGGCGTCGCGCCACCTCCACGCTGTCGTCCGGCGAGGCGTCGTCCAGGAAGATGATCTCATGGGGCCGGACCGTCTGCTCGAAGACGCTCCGCAGCCGGGTCTCCAGGAAGGGTGCGTGCCGATAGTTGGGGACGATCACCGAGACCTTCAGCACCTTCGACGGTCTGTAACCGTACTCGGAGCCCAGGATCGCGAGGAACTCGCCCATGAACCGCGACCAGGTGAACGAGCCCCGGATGGCGGCTCGTCCGCGCCCGCCCATCGCCGCGCGGGTCGAATCGTCGGAGAGCAATTCGTGGATCGTTCGAGCCATCGCCGCGACGTCGAGATAGGCGACGGCGACGCCGCCGCCGTCGAGGACCTCGGGCGCGCCCCCGGAGCCCTGGAACGCGACGACCGGGAGGCCGCTCTCCATCGCCTCCAGGTTCGCGAACGGACAAGGGTCCTCGCGCGAGGTCAGCGCGAAGACGTCGGCGGCGAGGAAGTACGGCGAGAGGTCGCCGCGGACGCCGGCGAACCGGATGCGGTCGGCGAGGCCGGCGACCTCGACGTCATGCCGAAGCCACTGGTACAACTCGTCGTCGACGACGTGGCCGAACCAGATGAACCAGGTCCGGTCGGCCAGGGATGCCGACTCCGGGTCGGCGAACAGCCGACGCGCGGTCTGGACGAAAAGGTCGGCCCCCTTGCGAAGGTCGATCGTCCCGCAGCCGAGCACGATCCGCGCGTCCTCGGGGAGTTCCAGTTCGTCGAGCACGCGTTCCCGCATCTCGTCGCGCGACAGGCCGCGCGTCCTGGCGTCGAGGCCGTAGCGCACGGTCTGGATCCGCGCGGGTTCGATCCCGAATCGATCGATCAACGCGTCGCGGACGACGTTCGCGGGGACGATCGTCCGTCGGCTGGCGGACTTGATCCGATCGATCGCCTCTCCGCCGCCGAGGATCTTGATGAACGTCGGCAGCTCGTGGATCCACGAGAGGACCGGGACGTCGGCGGCCTCCAGGGCCGCGTGGAATTCGCTGACCGCCATCGTGTTGCAGACGGCCGCGCCGGCGCGGGCGTACTCGCGGAACCGCTCGGCGATGACGGCCGGGGCCGATTCCCAGGTGGCGAGCCCGGCCTCGACCACGTTCGCCAGCAAGAGCGTTGGAGCCCGGCGGACGAACTCCGATTCCAGTTCACCGGTCGTCTTCAGAACCACCCAGCATTCGACGCCGGGGAGCTTCGATAGCTCCTCGCAGAGCCGAAGCAGGCACAGCGGCGCCCCGGTCCGGCAGGCGGAGTGCGAGACGAGCAGGACCTTGTAGGTCGCTCGCCCCCGCGAGGCGGCGGAACGCTCACCGTCGTGGATCTTCCACGGGAGGGCTTCGAACGCGGTCGTCGCGAGCGCGGCCGGGGGAGGCCCGGCGACGATCGGAGGGGAGACGTGCGGGGTCTGCGTCCCCACCGCCTTGCCGAACTTGTGAAGCAACCGGCGCGAAGCCCTGGCGAGCGCGGGCCGAGGTCCGTCGTTCGCGGCCACGCGAAGGAAGCGGATCGAGAGCGTGAGGCATCGGCCGTGCAGGCGGGTCTCCGGGAAGAAACGCCTGCGTACACCTCGACAACGCTCGATCACCCGGAGCGCCGTGCTTCTCCGCAGGTCGTCCAGTTGCATCGCCGCCGTGGCGTGGTGGTGCTGGAAGTGCGCCAGGTTGTGTCGAAGCCAGGGGTTTTCGCGCTCGAGGGCCGCGTGCTGGGTCGCAAGCGTCTGATGCTTCTCATCCAGGCTTGCGAATTCCTCGCGGAGCAATTGAAGCTCCTCGCGAAGTGCCAGAGCCTCCTCGATCGATGGGGTGGCGTCGGCGATTCGACCTTCACGCTCGCCCAGGACGAGGATCGAGGCGTCGGAGGATCGCCGATCGGACTCGATCGCCATGCGGTCGGACAGGCTCCGCCCCAGCCTCGCATAGACGGCGCGGATCTCGTTGCGACGGCCCGGCTCGGCGTCCGCCTCGAACAGCGGCCTGATGCCATGCGGGGGGTTTGGCCCGATCGCGAGCAGCCCGAGGCCGTCGCCGT includes:
- a CDS encoding glycosyltransferase, yielding MEPEPLGVINACQALQSALRRRLRRDIVRQAAVQRARLARLKRLSLRFVHVARSDGLGAAYNKAVRKAKNKVRHHLRRWVPLRVFRGPGCAYHQPSEPIDAYDAWRRVNEPSPFRAEALREQVETLPRPASFSILVPVYNTPPALLDAAVASVLAQSYEHWELILADDASTDPALAAYLADGLSLDPRVRLVRRATNGNISAATNTAAEHATGEFFVLLDHDDVLHPEALTHLAIRLDRERDVDLIYTDDDKLGMDGGRFAPQFKPDWSPELLLSFCYTGHLTAVRASLYRQVGGMRLGFEGSQDHDFWLRASERARRIAHIPQMLYHWRVLPGSTAASGHEKPHSFEAGRRAVEEAFGRRGVPCRVEQPDWAVAAGCGVFRPVMPDDGPSVAILIPTRNQKKLLQTLLTSLEKTSYRNYRVYIIDNESDDPETLAYLARIPHTVLHIPNVDGVFNYAAIHNAAVARVQEELLLFLNNDVEVIEPRWLSQMVGWAMLPGVGAVGARLLYQDRRIQHAGIVHGMHEGLAGHAFKLLPWWDGGAMGLARVTRDCLAVTAACMLTPRKLFREMNGFNETDFGVAYNDADYGYRLHDAGRRSVLCAEAELFHYEGATRGFGDNPREEANYRRIHGHRVDPYFSLHHDAQSETFEVKPTVAPVAPVDRPVRVLAVSHNLNWEGASRFELELTTGLKASGHADPIVVSPVDGPLREEYEKAGVAVRIDPSLVCLFGGEAGYAEARRRAVDLIVEQGCQVLHANTLQGFWAVDAAREAGVPSIWSIHESEPWQTYFDQFPTEIARIALDCMPSPYRVVFTARSSAEVWKDMDTRRNFGLVRYALNVERFQAELAGWPREQARAALGLAADEVCVLLLGTVCDRKGQHDLLHAFRTMAADDASRVRCVVVGARDSLDYSRELRRLADGLDADRRGRFHIVDETGATAPYWQAADVFCCTSRVESYPHVVLEALGRGLPIVTTSVYGIPEQVRRGVNALFYEPGDARSLARHLETLARDEPKRRAMAEASSWILRALPSHTDMIVQYARLFRAAAESAAGDGTHARRIDAASRSVDLHLVHGVHANVFRSRTPVSTSVAE
- a CDS encoding glycosyltransferase yields the protein MAQVRFADVIVPVTLGGPAILARLRTILECSGPALRRLMVVEDGCADRVLAQGLAELAAADPRLQTVRCPRGLAWVDYANRGLAERDGDAILLAPDALPTPGWIEPLAAAAHSEERVALATPISHGDGFDANAGLDEEGVRRAIANLPETLFAARAGRLCNYLRGDVLDAVGLLDDSLGSPRAAVDDWLMRAGSLGFFAKRAGGSLVLADPPETVESGDGSEPAGPETLEDRHIYMKGQVDRHAGTLDGSIAAHAVDYQFSKRIKVALDLRHLPLEMNGTKMYAVNLGKALAARPEVELTLLAAHPLQADGVEGRLVSPEDWADDAAILHKPAQIFDRSHARLLFESRAHVVLTYQDLIAYRMAHVFPNEAEYNAYQQTSRLTLPAAQAVLTYSENTAREVEAEFGLDPSVIHPVFLGVDLDAFASPVDEDETATILENFDLPPRYLLSLASDYPHKNLPGLLEAYAMFREWWTDGEPPALALAGRAPRSESDYPSRAGVRFLGAVSHQELRALYQNTQALVFPSLYEGFGLPPLEAMAAGVPVVAMPFSSVPEVCGDCVLYAEGLSPVHLARAMQRMAADPDLGRELREKGLKRARFLSWEKTASETLEVYRKVLLDPSAKTLQARRALSEAIGHWSRPLATAAVPIEPTVEVEVEDHVEILEAAEVTDGAVESPAPIAEIQPAPEPPATPVAIEPPAPAPPPPPRPSLRSRSPQSRLTL
- a CDS encoding class I SAM-dependent methyltransferase, giving the protein MANLNASPPRKGLLGVLFPRTSPVALAGEGAGKAANVQAMEMEISWLKMQLAQFQKEQSQFEGPDPYFLGTEHLSGIIPPIPGAGVRATAGSPSMAGYILSADAWQILISKFLKPNSQLLDIGCGSGKMARNLAYHPHVRKYIGFDVLKDSVDFCNQVLVPRIGPKFEFHHLDVVSCYNPQGAIKPTEVAFPAKDGSVDLAWGCSLFTHLLEPDARHYLREVRRVLAPAGMFLPTIHTNPAPGTRYSGDEVKIDVDVDYFVEMCDEAGLTLAVKLGEVLGQYAMLFKVKPGSSTPTIVNVGGAKTETEVAEASKPKTGGVPVPPNNGALTEEMLRLNEQWAEKEHVTPSVHPGDFIFWFVATHPEMSLEDATKYYFEDGARSAAKLDGHLTRLFGEDKKPIKLLEFASGYGCVSRHLKKNPRFDLTSCDIHPEAIDFLTNQIGVDALQSAHTPEGFATPKKYDAIFCLSFFSHMPKATFGRWIKALYDSLEVGGYLLFTTHGVKSCQGLQITVDDADEEGFWFQARSEQHDLDAAEYGLTLSLPQYVVPTVHKAVGAPIADYKQAEWWFHQDLWIVKKNR